TCCACAAACTCTCCATTCCCCTCTGAGGTGGAAGCTCTCTGTGACACGACCATTGTCTCTGTGGAATCTGAACTTCCCACTAGTGGGAGCCCCTTGGGACACAGGGCAGGGTTTCCACAGACTCTGAGCTCCCACTGAAGTGGAGCTCTCTGGAATAACAGCAGGATCTCCACAGACTCTTACCGCCTCCAGTGAAGTGGGAACTTTTGGGACACAGGCAGTGTCTCCATGAACTCTGAGCTCCCTGCTGAGGTGGGAGTTCATGCATCACCGGTCGTGTCTCCACAGAGGCTGAGCTCCCTAGGACATGGGCTCTCCCTGGGTGGAGAGCAATGTCTCCACGGAACCTGTGCTTCCTACTGAGGTGGGAGCTTCCTGGGACAGGGGCAGGGTCTCCAGTAACTCTGAGCTCCCACTGAAGTGGAGCTCCTTAGGATTCTGCGGTTTCTCCACAAACTCTTACCTCCTCACTCAGTGGGAGGTTTTGGGACCCGGGTAGTGTCTCCACATACTCTGAGCTACCCACTGAGGTGGGATCCCCCTGGGTTGAGGGCAATGTCTCCACAGGGACTGAGCTCCTTACCAAGATGAGGTCTGGCACAAGAACAGTGTCTTCATGGTGGAGTCATAGCTCCCACTGATGTGGAGCTCCCTGACCCACTGAATAGCTGAACGGGGAGCTCGCTGGCACACAGAAACTGTTCACACTGTCTGACCTTCCCCCATGTTTGTTCGTTCAATACTGGAAGGAAGTGCAAGTCGGTTTGTTCTCCTGCCTCTGTGTGTGTACAGGGGGACATCCTGGGAGCTTATTTGTCTAAAGAATGCCTGTGTCCTCTAGTTGCTGAGAGGCAGTGAGGACAAGCAGCTGCATGAACTGCACTTGGAGAGAAACCCTGCTGTATACAATTTCACACGCCAGGGAGCAGGACTCAACGTGACTGTGCACAGTGTGAGTGTGAGGGGCACCAAGGGCTCAAATTGGGCTCAGTGTCAGGGCCTGAGTGTGGTGAGAGGGAATGGGCAGCACTCAGCACAGGCCAGGGTGAAGTGAACTGTTTGGGTGAGTGGGGAGGGTGGTCGGGGTGGAGGGAAGATGGCTGATGGAGGGGACAGAGTGCAGGGGTGAGCAGGTGCTTAGGCTGGAGTAATCAGGGTTCAGGAAGGGGACAGGGGACAGGGGTGAGCAGGTGCCTAGGATGGAGGAATCAAGCCTCAAGGGGGACAGGTGTCCTGGGCCCAGTGTGGCTTTGGAGTGATGAATCCCTTCTACCCTAGGCCTTGGACAGTGATGAGCAGAGCCACCAGGCAGTGACCGAGGCCATGAGGGTCATCGGCTTCAGTCCTGAAGAGGTGGAGTCTGTGCATCGCATCCTGGCTGCCATATTGCACCTGGTAAGCCTGGCTCAGAAGCCTGGGAGGGCTACCTCCCCACAGGGGTTTCCCGGCTGGGAAGCACCCAGGGATGAGGAGGAGACTGGCTGGAGATTCCCCAGCAATGTGCTAGGCTGACTGCCTCTCCTGCAGAAGCTGAGCTGCTTGAGTGATGAGCTCTGTTGGTTCATGGTCCAGACCCCATTCTTAGGGCcagggcagccaggcacagtAAAAGCTGAGCATCATGCAGACTGCCTCTTAGCGCAGTCAtgagctgtgtggctttgggtgcATTTACTCAGTGCCTCTTGGTCTCAGTTCTCTCTAAGCGGCATGAGGAGTAAGTAGTGTAGGGCTCCTCTGGCTCCTGGGAGGATGCGATGGGGTAATTCACATATCATTTGGACTCGAGGCCTTGGCAGAGACTCTGGTGTGCCCATGCCCCCTTCCCCCAATCTCTGGCTGTGTCTGTGCCCATGGTGAGCAGCTGACCACGCTGGTCTGAGAAGGAGCTGTACTCTACCGCATCCATGTCCcctgctttccttcctccttcctgtccAAAGTTGTCCAGGCTCCTTTGGGACATGGAGCCTGGGCTGTTCATGGTTTTCCCATCACCAGGGAAACATTGAGTTTGTGGAGACGGAGGAGGATGGGCTGCAGAAGGAGGGCCTGGCAGTGGCCGAGGAGGCGCTGGTGGACCATGTGGCTGAGCTGACGGCCACACCCCGGGACCTTGTGCTCCGCTCCCTGTTGGCTCGCACAGTTGCCTCGGGAGGCAGGGAACTCATAGAGAAGGGCCACACTGCAGCTGAGGCCAGCTATGCCCGGGATGCCTGTGCCAAGGTATTTTGGGGGCAGGCACAGGGAGGGAAGCCCAGGAGGCCTTCATGGGGGAGGCCAGGACAGAGGCAGCAGGAAGCAGGGTGTTCCTGTCCCTCAGGCAGTGTACCAGCGGCTGTTTGAGTGGGTGGTGAACAGGATCAACAGTGTCATGGAACCCCGGGGCCGGGATCCTCGGCGTGATGGCAAGGACACAGTCATTGGCGTGCTGGACATCTATGGCTTCGAGGTGTTTCCCGTCAACAGGTGGGTGGCTGGCCAGCCACATCGCCACCTCTGATGCCCAGTGGCTTTGCCCACTTAGTCCTGGAAAGCTCGGCTGGGGCTGGGCAGCAGGAATGTCTGAGTTTCTTCCGGCTGGTCCCTGGGACCAAGGCTCATGCCTCCCAAGCCTGCCTCACCTGCATCCTCTGGCCATTGATGTCCTGATGGAAGGCAGAATTACGGGGCTTGAGTAATTTCTGGTCATGACTCCCAAGTCCACTCCAGAACACGCATGCAGGAGGTGTGTGTGGGGTAAAGGAGGAGTCCAGGGCAGGGATGCGTAAGCCACAGGGAAGCCACACAGGGTGCTGGCACCAGAACCCTCGATGAACATTAGCAGAGATGTTCAGGGGAGCAGCCATCCATTACCATGCACTCCACAAGCAGCGACCTCCCCTCTGAAAGGCCCACCCCACCCCTAGTTTCGAGCAGTTCTGCATCAACTACTGCAACGAGAAGCTGCAGCAGCTATTCATCCGGCTCATCCtgaagcaggagcaggaggagtaTGAGCGCGAGGGCATCACCTGGCAGAGTGTGAGCTCTGTGGCCTGGAGGGAGGCCAGGCGGTGGGGTGTGGAGGGGCCTCAGCCCATGGGGAGGGGCCCGGGCTAGCCTGACAGGTGGCTGAGTGTGGGGCGGAGGAGGGGAGGTGGCCTGAAAGGCCTTGGGAGTTTCCTTGCTGGCTGCCTTCGCCCCAGGTTGAGTACTTCAACAACGCCACCATTGTGGATCTGGTGGAGCGGCCCCACCGTGGCATCCTGGCCGTGCTGGACGAGGCCTGCAGCTCTGCCGGGACCATCACTGACCGAATCTTCCTGCAGACCCTGGACACGCACCACCGCCACCACCTACACTACACCAGCCGCCAGGTGCCCCCGGCTGTCCCAGTGCTGCCACAGTGGGCTGGTGGGACCTGCCCCACAGGCACCACGCTGCCCATGCCTCGTGGGGCCTGGTTGGGGACCCAGCTTTGGTGCCATTGTCGTCACTGTGGCAACCTTCTCTGCCCTGGAGGTGGGGAGGCAGGGCTATCCCTTCATACAGACCCCCCACATATCTTTTGTGCCTTGACCTCAGCCTGTCCCCATAGCTCTGCCCCACAGACAAGACCATGGAGTTTGGCCGAGACTTCCGGATCAAGCACTATGCAGGGGACGTTACGTAAGGGCCCCCTCCCACCCACATCCCTGGCCTTCCCACAGGCAGCATGGCATGTGTCATGGGGCAGGAGCACTTCAGGAGAGTGGCTGGGAGACAGGTGTTATGGCCCCTTCTGCCACCACCACCCCTTCAAGACACTGAAAACATGCCGGACAGCAGATTCACAAGTGAAGAGCAGGAAACAGGGTTTGAGGATAGTGGTTAACCATGGCTGCATTCTTCTGGGAGCCTTTAAAAAATACCCACATCTCATGTCTGGGCCCAACCCTATACCAGCATCTGTGGGGTGAGGGGCTTCAGGCTGGTGacgtgggggtggggagggagtggaAGGTGCAGAGGGGgccaagattctgcatttctaacaagctcccaggtgaggcCTCGCTACCATACTTGGACCACGTTCCCAGTGCCAAAGCCCAGGTGTCCTTCAGAGGTTGTCATGATGGCTATTAATTTATGTGTTGCTTGCCGCATCCCAAAATGATTTAAGGTGACTCACATGGAGGTAAAGTGTTTCATGAGAATTTCTCAAGGAGAGGAAATAGAAATAGATGATGATGACAAAGCAGCCCAATATCATTTACCTTTATCTGCTCGCAAAATCTACACCCATgaggtcgctcatgcctgtaaccccagcactttgggaggccgaagtgggtggatcacctgaggccaagagttcgagaccagcctggccaacgtggcaaaacctcatctgtactaaaaatataaaaattatctgggcatgatggcgcgtgcctgtaatcccagttgcttgggaggctgaggcacaagaattgcttgaacctggaagacggaggttgtggtgaactgagatcacaccactgcactccagcctgagcaacagagtgagactatttctcaaaaaaaaaaaaaaaaaaaaaaaaaaatccattccctGAGCCTTCACAGGTGCTGCAGTTGGAGCCAAGATTTGGTACTGACCTTTCTAGCAGTCCAAGAACTAGACAGTGATTCTGAGGCTCTCAGTGCCCACAGATCAAAATAGGCCCAGGACTCAGGAGTTCCTAGTCATAGCTGTAGTCGCTGATGTTTATCAAAATTCAGTAGGCACTGTTCTGAGCAACTGATGtacactgaagcacagagaggttgagtggcTTAGGCAAGGTAACACAGCATGCATGTGGTAGATGCAGGACTCGTTGCTAGGACATTTGGCTTCAGAGCTGGGGGCTTAACCACTCGATTCATCTTCCAGGAGAGAAATGTCTCCTGAGGGAGGGAGTCTTAGATGATGAAAGAGAAAGCAGGTgtgagggggaaggagaggagccaaggcagagggaggaagagagactgACCTATGGGAACAGAGGCAGATgggaagagagtgggggctgCTGGGGTCATTAGCACTCTGGCCTGGCAGCCCCCGCCCCTGCTCGCTCACCAGCCCTGGCTTCTGTCAGGTACTCTGTGGAAGGCTTCATCGACAAGAACAGAGATTTCCTCTTCCAGGACTTCAAGCGTCTGCTGTACAACAGGTGAGCACGGCTTGCTGGGCACCATAGGGAGGGCCAGGGCCCTGGGGCCCCAGAGACTCTGGGGTCAGGCATTGACTAGCGTCAGGACGGGGGTGGGCGGGGCTGCTCTCCCTGAGGATGGCTGGGAATTCGGCCTGTGTCTGCAGCACGGACCCCACTCTGCGGGCCATGTGGCCGGATGGGCAGCAGGACATCACAGAGGTGACCAAGCGCCCCCTGACGGCTGGCACACTCTTCAAGAACTCCATGGTGGCCCTGGTGGAGAACCTTGCCTCCAAGGTATGTTCCACCCCTCTCCCACTCTGGCTGTTCTGGATCCTTCTCTCTGTGCCCTCGGTGCCAAGTAGGGTCCCAACCACCTCTGTACATCATAGTGGTGGGGAGAGGGTTCTTGTCCTGTCTGCATGAGCCACATCTGCTCCAGCAGTGGACCCTACCCACTGCACAGGTGAGATGTGGGGCCTCAGGGGCTGGGCTGAGGCTTGATCAATCATGGGGAACCCAGGCTTCTCCTCGCCCCATTGTCTCTTGAACAGGGAGGGGTTTGGGGAGAACCTGCTGAGAGGCTGGCTTGGCCCAGCCCAGCTCTTGGCAAAAACCCAGGATTCTTCTGGCAGGTGGGGCCAGAGAGACAGGAAACTGGCACAAGCTTTCTCGGGGAGCTTTGGGTCAAAAGTCAGAGGTGGAACAGGTGAAGGGTGGGGGAGAGGACACATTAGGGTGAGCTTAACAACAGAACATCCAGAGATGTCAGACCCTtttggaaggagagaaggaaggcagATGGGGTGAGGCCTGCTCCTGCCCCTGCCACGCCCAGTCCCCCGCCCCTCTGACCAGGGGCTGGAACCTGGCTCTGAACCTGGCCTTGCTGGCCTCTGCCCAGCACTTAGGGCTTCCAGGGCCCTTGTTCTGCTGATTTCCCTTCTTTGTTCCCGACTCTCCTCCTGGCCTGGGACCTTGAGGGGTTGGGAAGCCCCTGGTGTGGGGCAGGGTGCACAGTGCTGCTGGCGCAGACCCTCTCCAAGTCCCCTCTGTCCCCGCAGGAGCCCTTCTACGTCCGCTGCATTAAGCCCAATGAGGACAAGGTAGCTGGGAAGCTGGACGAGAACCACTGTCGCCATCAGGTCGCATACCTGGGGCTGCTGGAGAACGTGAGGGTCCGCAGGGCTGGCTTCGCTTCCCGCCAGCCCTACTCTCGATTCCTGCTCAGGTACTGGCACCTGACACCCATCACTCCATGGGCCGTAGTCCCTGTGTGGAGTCCAAGGGGTAGGAGCAGAGGGTCCCCAAACAGCATGTCACAAACATCGGTACAAGCAGGAACCAGCACGCTGCTGGCCTCAAGACACCAAGATATCTGGGAGGACATGTGTGTGAGCACATGCATGTGGGGACATACAGGTGGGAACATGGGTATGAGGTCTGTGTGAGGACATGTATGTGAGGACATGTGTATGGGAAGACACATGTGCATAGGTGTCATAAGTGCTCCAGGAACACATTCTGTATCCCTGCCATCTCCCCAGGTGTGAGGTGGGCAGGGTGGGCTCCATCATCTCTCCCTGAGGCCTGGGCCACACTGCCCTGTCCTGTGGTGACAGGTACAAGATGACCTGTGAATACACATGGCCCAACCACCTGCTGGGCTCCGACAAGGCAGCTGTGAGCGCTCTCCTGGAGCAGCACGGGCTGCAGGGGGATGTGGCCTTTGGCCACAGCAAGCTGTTCATCCGCTCACCCCGGACACTGGTCACACTGGAGCAGAGCCGAGCCCGCCTCATCCCCATCATTGTGCTGCTATTGCAGAAGGTGAGGTGGGTGGGGCAGGAAGACATCCACTATGGAGGTGGGGAAAGCTTGTGTCCCAGGGGCCACAAACACACTTGTAAGTTTCACAGGAGTCTCTGCTTGATGGAGACAGGCCAgggagtgctcaataaatgcttaggGCCAGGTTTGGGGCTAAGGGTTAGGGCCTGATTGAATTTGACTGCGTATCCCATCCCGCCTGGCCCACCCAGGCATGGCGGGGCACCTTGGCGAGGTGGCGCTGCCGGAGGCTGAGGGCTATCTACACCATCATGCGCTGGTTCCGGAGACACAAGGTGCGGGCTCACCTGGCTGAGGTGCAGCGGCGATTCCAGGCTGCAAGGCAGCCACCACTCTACGGTCGTGACCTTGTGTGGCCGCTGCCCCCTGCTGTGCTGCAGCCCTTCCAGGACACCTGCCACGCACTCTTCTGCAGGTACTACTCTCAGCCCAccacacattccattcagctgGCATCCACTGAACACCTTAACCCATCATCCCGGGCCTGCAGTGTGTGGATGGGAGACACACCAGCCCCCTTGATAGGTGGGAAGATGGATGCTATGCCACATTAGCTGACTGCTTATGTCCCACAGTTGGTGCAGAGCCCTGACCATCTTGGGTACTGTGGTGGTCATTCAAGGTCCAGGGCTGCAGCCTGCAGGGGGAGGCTCATCAGGGCTGGGAAGTAAGGGGATTCTGCATCTGAGTGGGGTCTTGAGGGCTGAGTAGGAGTTCTCCAGAAGGAGGGGCACAGAGCAGGCTCAGAACGGGAGGACGCTGGGCGACTGCTGGTCCCAGGGTCACCTTCCAGGAACAAGCATTAGGCACAAGGGGCCAAGGCCAGAGAGGCCGGCAGAGGTTGGGACACGAAAGGCAGGCAGTACCAGGCTGAGGGCTCAGCTTCTTCTGTGGAGAGGGGGCTCAGGGGGCACGTGAACACATGGCCAGCATCTGTCTGACTGCATGCCCTCTCCCAGGTGGCGGGCCCGGCAGCTGGTGAAGAACATCCCCCCTTCAGACATGCCCCAGATCAAGGCCAAGGTGGCCGCCATGGGGGCCCTGCAAGGGCTTCGTCAGGACTGGGGCTGCCGACGGGCCTGGGCCCGAGACTACCTGTCCTCTGTAAGTGCCAGGCGAGTCCAGGGCTGCCAGGGGGAAGTGGGCTGCCAAAGAGGGCTCTCGGCTAATGCTGTGACCAGGTCCCCTCAGATGTCCTCTCCCAGGCCTGGGGTTGTCTGTCCTGGTGGCcctgcacctcagcctccaccaGAGCTCTGCAAGGTCTCAACCTGGGCTTCAGGAGCAGTGGCCTTCGGGGGTAGGTGTGGATGACAGGAGGGCCAGGCTCAGATGCAGCCTAGAAGTCAACACAAGAGGGCTCTGTGCCCTCAGGAAATCCAGGGCTGCTCAGCTCACGCACATGTctgtgtgactcagtttcccGAGATGAAGGATAGCTATGCTGATTCACAGACAGCTGCTATCAATTGAGTGTAGTCCCATGACCCAATCCCAAGCAGTGCCCCCTCCCCTCCATCTGTCCTCAGGCCACTGACAATCCCACAGCATCAAGCCTGTTTGCTCAGCGACTAAAGGCACTTCAGGACAAAGATGGCTTCGGGGCTGTGCTCTTTTCAAGCCACGTCCGCAAGGTTAGACAAGGGACAAGGATGGCTTCAGGGCTGTGCTCTTTTTCTAGCCACATCTGCAAGGTTAGAAGCTTGTGCAGAGTTTTGGGGGGGCACTTGGGAGAAAATGGAGGCAACCCCAGCCCAAGCCCAGCTGCTCCTGACACTCCCGAAACTGTCGTCAGCGGGGAGGGGAGGCAGTAGGGACTGCCGAGGCCTGGGGCCCTGGTGGGTGACAGGGCAGCACCAGCCTGGGTCCAGCCACCTCTCCCACAGGTGAACCGCTTCCACAAGATCCGGAACCGGGCTCTCCTGCTCACAGACCGGCACCTCTACAAGCTGGACCCTGACCGGCAGTACCGGGTGATGCGGGCGGTGCCCCTTGAGGCGGTGAGCAATGTGGGTTGGGAGTAGCGTGCAGCATCTGTGAGGGGCACTGCTGGGCTGCTCAgagtcctgcctcagtcttctcccCCCTGTTTACCTGAGATGGCCCAGACCATCCTAAAACTGAGCGATGGTGGCACCCGTGCTGAAAATCCTGCAGTGGCTTCCCACGCCCACAGAGTGAAAGGTCCCATCCTGTGATCCCCACCAGCCCagtcaccccccacccccactctcaCACTCTAGCCAAGCCAAATGGTCCCCTCTTCCAACTTGTGCCCAACTGGGGGTTCTCCCACCTGGGCATTCTGGGACCTAAGTCCCCGACACAATGTTCAGGGTCTCCTGTGGGATACCGTCCCGGCCACTCTGGAACCTTCTGCCGAGCTCTGTGGCCTACTTGCTCCCTTCATTAGCAGCCGCTGTTCCCATAAATTCTCTTTCCcacaggatgggggcagggaTCAAGGCCAGGCTACCTCTGGGTCTCCCACAGTTTCAGGGGTCCCACGACTGTCCCAATAGAAAGCGCGGTGAGTGCCTCGCTGTCTAATGCCACAGCCCAGAGCCGGCGTGGTTGTTTAAATGTAGCGAAAGTGACCTAGAACTAAAAACGGCTCCTCCAGGCAGTAGCACATGCAAGGGCTTAGCATCCACAGATGAGCAGTGGCGGCCCTGTTGGACAGCAAGGATCTAGAACCATCCGTCCTGGAGAAAGTCCTATTGTGCAGCGTTCCGCCCAAGCTTCCCCGTGTCAGCAGGGCccggagagggaggagggggcggTGGGGGGCCGGTGGCCCTGGCGAGGGCGGCGCTCCCCGGGTGCGGTTGGGGGTTCGGGAGAGGCTTCCTGGGGAGGGGGTAAGTCCggctaggctggggtgcaggttGAGGCGGCTGCACTCTGACCTTGCGCTCCGCTCAGGTGACGGGGCTGAGCGTGACCAGCGGAGGAGACCAGCTGGTGGTGCTGCACGCCCGCGGCCAGGACGACCTCGTGGTGTGCCTGCACCGCTCGCGGCCGCCACTGGACAACCGCGTTGGGGAGCTGGTGGGCGTGCTGGCCGCACACTGCCAGGGGTGAGTGCGGGCTGGGCGGTGGCGGGCACGAAGCCCCGGTCGCGTGGCCGCCCTGACCCCTCCTCCTGCCGCAGGGAGGGCCGCGCCCTGGAGGTTCGCGTCTCCGACTGCATCCCACTAAGCCATCGCGGGGTCCGGCGCCTCATCTCCGTGGAGTCCAGGCCGGAGCAGCCAGAGCCCGATTTCCGCTGCTCTCGCGGCTCCTTCACCCTGCTCTGGCCCAGCGGCTGAGCGCCCGCACCCGCCGCACCCCGAGGCCGCCGATTGTCCGCCCCGCCCGCGCTGCAAATAAACCTTCTGAGTCAGCCCTCCTGCTTGCCGCTCCTGCCTCACCCGCAGGGGCTCCGGCGGCTTCCTCGGTCAGGTCCACCTGCGCCCGGCTCAGCCGCTGGGGCCCCAACTGCAGGCGGCCAGGCGCCCCGGCTGGGTATAGGAGCCCGAGCTCTCGGAGTTAGCGCTATCCAGAGGAAGCAGTGCCCTTTGTGCCCCAGCCTGCCCCGTCCACGCAGTGGTCCCCTGTTCCTCTCCACAGGGCTCCTGGCCTTGTTCCTACCGGGCCACTGGGGAGGGCTTGGGGTTCATCTTCAGGCGGGGCTGGGGAGCACGCCTGGAGACAGAGCTATCACGGGATGTGCTGCCAAGCCGCCGTGGCCCAGGGCTGACGCTATCCCAGCCGCGAGCTGTCCCTGTCCCTGCTGGATGTGGGTGTCTGAGGCGCTGGGACCGACCTCTGGAGCCTGGTAACTGAAGGACAGGCCCTGTGGCCAGAACTCCCAGCCTCCGGGAGCAGGGCCTGTGCCCTGGAAAGACCCACAGGGAGGCCTTAGGAGACCCCTGCAGCCCCCGGGCTGACCACCCCTTCTCCAGGCctaccccagcctcagcctccagcagcTTCGCCAGCCCCTCAGGGGCCCTCATGGCACCAGGCCCTCAGCCTCTCagccctcagcccctcagccctctgcctccttcagcccctctgcctccctcagccccctCAGCCCTCAGCTCTCTCAGCCCCTCAGCACCCTCAACCCCCCTCAGCCCCTTAGCCCTCAGCCTCCTTCAGCCCCTCAGCCActtcagcccctcagcccctcagcccctcagccccttcagcctctcagcccctcagccccttcagcccctcagcccctcagccccttAGCCCCTTCAACCCCTCAGCCCTCAGACCCCTCAGCCCTCAGACCCTCAGCCTTCaacccctcagcccctcagccctcaGCTCCCTCAACCCCTCAGCTCCTCAGCCCTCAgctccctcagcccctcagccctcagcctcctcagccccctcagcccctcagcccctcagcctctCAGCCCTCAGGccctcagccctctgcctccttcagcccctctgcctccctcagccccctCAGCCCTCAGCTCTCTCAGCCCCTCAGCACCCTCAACCCCCCTCAGCCCCTTAGCCCTCAGCCTCCTTCAGCCCCTCAGCCActtcagcccctcagcccctcagcccctcagccccttcagcctctcagcccctcagcccctcagccccttcagcctctcagcccctcagccccttcagcccctcagcccctTAGCCCCTTCAACCCCTCAGCCCTCAGACCCCTCAGCCCTCAGACCCTCAGCCTTCaacccctcagcccctcagccctcaGCTCCCTCAACCCCTCAGCTCCTCAGCCCTCAgctccctcagcccctcagccctcagcctcctcagccccctcagccccctcagcccctcagcccctcagcctcctcagcccctcagccctcagcccctcagcctcctcagcccctcagccctcagccctcagcccccTCAACCTCTCAGTCCCTCAGGCCCTCAGCacctcagccctcagcctcctcaaCCCCTCATCCCCTCAtcccctcagccctcagccccccagcccccagccccctcaATCCCCTCAACCACTCGGCCCCTTAGCCCTCTCAgccccctcagcccctcagccctcagctccctcagccctcagcctTTAACCCCCTCAGCCCTCTGCCCCCCAGCCCCCTCAACCCCCTCAACcactcagcccctcagccccctCAGCCCCCTCACCCCccccagcccctcagccccttAGCCTCCTCAgtccctcagcccctcagccctcagccctcagcccccTCAACCCCTCAGCTCCTCAGCCCTCAGCTCCCTCAACCCCTCAgctccctcagcccctcagccctcagccctcTCAAACCCTCAGCCCCTCAGTCCTCAGTCCCCTCAACCCCTCATCCCCTCGGCCCCCTCAGCCCTCTCAGccccctcagccctcagccccccaggccccagccccctCAACCCCCTCAAACactcagcccctcagccctctcagccccctcagcccctcagccctcaGCTCCCTCAGCTCTCAGCCCTTACccccctcagccctcagccccccagcccccagccccctcaACCCCCTCAACCACTCAACCCCTCAGCCCCCTCAGCCCccccagcccctcagcccctcagcctcctcagcccctcagcccctcagccctcagccctcagcccccTCAACCCCTCAGCTCCTCAGCCCTCAGCTCCCTCAACCCCTCAgctccctcagcccctcagccctcagccttCTCAATCCCTTAgcccctcagccctcagcccccTCAAACCCTCAGCCCCTCAGTCCTCAGTCCCCTCAACCCCTCATCCCCTCAGCCCCCTCAGCCCTCTCAGccccctcagccctcagcccttacccccctcagccctcagccccccaggccccagccccctCAACCCCCTCAACCACTCAGCCTCTTAGCCCTCTCAGCCCCCTCAGCCCTCAGCTCCCTCAGCCCTTACccccctcagccctcagcccccTAGCCCTCAGCCCCCTCaacccctcagcccctcagccccctcagccccctcagcccctcagccctcagctccctcagccctcagcccttacacccctcagccctcagcccccctgccctcagccccctcaacccctcagcccctcagccctcagcctctCATCTCTCAGCCTCCTTCagcccctcagcctcctcaacCCCTCAGCCCCTTCAGCCCCCTCAACCCCTCAGCCCCCTCAGCCCCCTCAAccccctcagccctcagcctctCAGCCCTCAGCCTCCTTGAGCCCCTCTGCCCCCTCAGCCCCCTCAgccccctcagcccctcagccctcagccccctcagcccctcagccttcAGCCCcttcagcccctcagcccctcagccttcAGCCCCTTCAGCCCCTCAGCCCTTagccctcagcccctcagccctcagcccctcagccctcagcccccTCAGACCCCTCAAtcccctcagccctcagccctttatctccttcctcttttccatCAGTTGGTGTTCTCTGTGCCCCCAGAGCTGTGCTCTCCTCCTTCTTATGGGGCAACCTAAATTCAGAGAGCACCCTGGCTTGGTTTGCCACTTTGTTGTGTGGGCATGTTCACGTCTTCCACCAGGGCCTTTGGGTGGCATATGACAGTTTGGGATTGTCCAGTCTCTGTACTTTCTGGGGCCTCTCCTGTTGAATGGCTAGGCACCTGCAGGTGTAGGGGCTCAGGGTCACCTCTGGCCTGCAG
This DNA window, taken from Pongo pygmaeus isolate AG05252 chromosome 6, NHGRI_mPonPyg2-v2.0_pri, whole genome shotgun sequence, encodes the following:
- the MYO1G gene encoding unconventional myosin-Ig isoform X4 — its product is MEDEEGPEYGKPDFVLLDQVTMEDFMRNLQLRFEKGRIYTYIGEVLVSVNPYQELPLYGPEAIARYQGRELYERPPHLYAVANAAYKAMKHRSRDTCIVISGESGAGKTEASKHIMQYIAAVTNPSQRAEVERVKDVLLKSTCVLEAFGNARTNRNHNSSRFGKYMDINFDFKGDPIGGHIHSYLLEKSRVLKQHVGERNFHAFYQLLRGSEDKQLHELHLERNPAVYNFTRQGAGLNVTVHSALDSDEQSHQAVTEAMRVIGFSPEEVESVHRILAAILHLGNIEFVETEEDGLQKEGLAVAEEALVDHVAELTATPRDLVLRSLLARTVASGGRELIEKGHTAAEASYARDACAKAVYQRLFEWVVNRINSVMEPRGRDPRRDGKDTVIGVLDIYGFEVFPVNSFEQFCINYCNEKLQQLFIRLILKQEQEEYEREGITWQSVEYFNNATIVDLVERPHRGILAVLDEACSSAGTITDRIFLQTLDTHHRHHLHYTSRQLCPTDKTMEFGRDFRIKHYAGDVTYSVEGFIDKNRDFLFQDFKRLLYNSTDPTLRAMWPDGQQDITEVTKRPLTAGTLFKNSMVALVENLASKEPFYVRCIKPNEDKVAGKLDENHCRHQVAYLGLLENVRVRRAGFASRQPYSRFLLRYKMTCEYTWPNHLLGSDKAAVSALLEQHGLQGDVAFGHSKLFIRSPRTLVTLEQSRARLIPIIVLLLQKAWRGTLARWRCRRLRAIYTIMRWFRRHKVRAHLAEVQRRFQAARQPPLYGRDLVWPLPPAVLQPFQDTCHALFCRWRARQLVKNIPPSDMPQIKAKVAAMGALQGLRQDWGCRRAWARDYLSSATDNPTASSLFAQRLKALQDKDGFGAVLFSSHVRKVNRFHKIRNRALLLTDRHLYKLDPDRQYRVMRAVPLEAVTGLSVTSGGDQLVVLHARGQDDLVVCLHRSRPPLDNRVGELVGVLAAHCQGEGRALEVRVSDCIPLSHRGVRRLISVESRPEQPEPDFRCSRGSFTLLWPSG
- the MYO1G gene encoding unconventional myosin-Ig isoform X2 codes for the protein MEDEEGPEYGKPDFVLLDQVTMEDFMRNLQLRFEKGRIYTYIGEVLVSVNPYQELPLYGPEAIARYQGRELYERPPHLYAVANAAYKAMKHRSRDTCIVISGESGAGKTEASKHIMQYIAAVTNPSQRAEVERVKDVLLKSTCVLEAFGNARTNRNHNSSRFGKYMDINFDFKGDPIGGHIHSYLLEKSRVLKQHVGERNFHAFYQLLRGSEDKQLHELHLERNPAVYNFTRQGAGLNVTVHSALDSDEQSHQAVTEAMRVIGFSPEEVESVHRILAAILHLGNIEFVETEEDGLQKEGLAVAEEALVDHVAELTATPRDLVLRSLLARTVASGGRELIEKGHTAAEASYARDACAKAVYQRLFEWVVNRINSVMEPRGRDPRRDGKDTVIGVLDIYGFEVFPVNSFEQFCINYCNEKLQQLFIRLILKQEQEEYEREGITWQSVEYFNNATIVDLVERPHRGILAVLDEACSSAGTITDRIFLQTLDTHHRHHLHYTSRQLCPTDKTMEFGRDFRIKHYAGDVTYSVEGFIDKNRDFLFQDFKRLLYNSTDPTLRAMWPDGQQDITEVTKRPLTAGTLFKNSMVALVENLASKEPFYVRCIKPNEDKVAGKLDENHCRHQVAYLGLLENVRVRRAGFASRQPYSRFLLRYKMTCEYTWPNHLLGSDKAAVSALLEQHGLQGDVAFGHSKLFIRSPRTLVTLEQSRARLIPIIVLLLQKAWRGTLARWRCRRLRAIYTIMRWFRRHKVRAHLAEVQRRFQAARQPPLYGRDLVWPLPPAVLQPFQDTCHALFCRWRARQLVKNIPPSDMPQIKAKVAAMGALQGLRQDWGCRRAWARDYLSSATDNPTASSLFAQRLKALQDKDGFGAVLFSSHVRKVRQGTRMASGLCSFSSHICKVNRFHKIRNRALLLTDRHLYKLDPDRQYRVMRAVPLEAVTGLSVTSGGDQLVVLHARGQDDLVVCLHRSRPPLDNRVGELVGVLAAHCQGEGRALEVRVSDCIPLSHRGVRRLISVESRPEQPEPDFRCSRGSFTLLWPSG